Genomic segment of Zingiber officinale cultivar Zhangliang chromosome 11B, Zo_v1.1, whole genome shotgun sequence:
GAAGCTCGCTGTGAGAACCAGATCAGAGGGCTTCTGAGTCTGTACGAAGCTTCCTACATCGAGAAGGAAGGAGAGACAGTGCTAAAGGAAGCCATGGATTTCGCGACTGAGCAGCTGAAAGAATTCATGGAGGAAGGATCTGTTCCTGAGTCTGGCGGTCTCAGAGATCAGGTAGCCCATGCGCTGCAGCTTCCACTGAATTGGCGGGTGGAGAGAGTGCAGCACAGGTGGTTCATTGAAGCATTCCGTGGAGACGACACCATCAACCCTCTCCTCCTGGAGTTTGCTAAGCTCGACTTCAATATGGTTCAGGACGCGTACAAGAGTGAACTCAGAGAGCTCTCCAGGTAAATTAACTGCATCTAATTAATCAAACTTTCGATGATTTTATAATAACAATTTCAAAGTTTAATTACTTTTTACATGCAGATGGTGGTCCGGGCTCGGGCTTTCAGAGAAGCTGCCATTTTCTAGGAACAGATTAACTGAGGGCTATCTGTGGACAGTTGGTTTCACTTATGAACCAGATAACCGGAGATGCAGAATGATAGACACAAAGGCAATCTGTTTTATTACAGTGATTGATGATATTTACGATGTTTATGGAACCTTGGATGAACTCCAGCTCTTTACTGATGTCGTCGACAGGTGACAGCAGCACATTCACCATCATCGTCAAGTCATGTATATATGTTTTATCACGACTACCGATCTAAGATCGAGTGAGTTTTGTTGCAGATGGGACTTAACTGCCATGGACAAACTTCCAGAGTACATGAAACTATGTTTCTTTGCACTCTTCAACATGGTGCACGAAGAAGGCTACTGGGTGATGAAGGAGAAAGGCTTGGACATTGTGCCTGGCTTAAAGAAAgaagtaaattaaattataaatactaTTTCAATTTTCTTCATTTTGCTTCTTTGTTATTAATCAGTTGTTGGTATATTAAATTTTCAGTGGGGAAATCTATGCAAAGCATACTTTGAGGAAGCAAAATGGTTCCATCATGGACAAACTCCCAAGCTCCAAGAGTACTTGGAGAATGGTTGGGTATCAATCTCTAATCCGATTATGCTATTTAATGCTTACTGCATGGGCAAAGACTTAACTGGAGAGGCCTTGAAAAATTTTCCTAGTTACTATCAGATCACACGCTCCTGCAGCACACTTGCTCGTCTTTACGATGATATGGGCACTTCCAcggtaatatatatataaatatatatatataatttttttaaaatttagggtTTAGTCTTTAGATTTAAAGTTTGGATTTTAGGTTATAGTATTAAAgctaaagaaatttaaaagaaaaataaaaaaaattatagcacCTAAGTAGGATATCGAAATAATCACACCCATTGGAATATAATCAAACAATATTTACTTTACTTACCACAGGATGAGATAGAAAGAGGCGATGTGGCAAAATGTATTCAATGCTACATGCATGAGAAAGGTGTTTTAGAGGAAGTGGCACGTAGGGAGATAAGAGAATTAATACGGAAATATTGGAGAGAATTGAATGGATCTCTTAGTTGGGATTCTCCATTGGAAGAGTACTTCAAAAATATAGCAATCAACATCTCTCGGACGGCACACTTCTTTTATAATGATGGGGATGGATATGGCAAGTCGGATGGAGAAACTAAGTCTCAAATTATTTTGATGTTATTCGAACCTATCCAAATCTAGAAGGAATGCACACATGTTCTTGTACTCTTGTTGTTGTAGACGGGAGGATGGATACCGTCTTAATAAaatttgtattcacctatctatATATAATGTTTTATCCAATTAAATAAATGGAaagttttctattttaatttttgagaggAAAATTGTAACTTTTTTTTAGAGGTAAATGTTAAATTACAATATTTCCATCTAAGTAGAAAAATTCCTGCTCTCCCAAACAAGCGAAGAGGGGTAAGAAGGAGCAAAACGAGCAAAGTTATGCATCACAAAATTTATGGATCGTCTAACATATTCTAAGTTTATGGCTTGTGTCGCATCCATAAGTCTTTGAATTACCCGAATACGAGACCCTATGTAATGAAGGTATTCATCAACCCCGTTACTGCTTATAcgatgattaatgagttagaaACAATTCGAAATCTTGGCAGCCCTCGCGAATAAGCAAACCTTGTTGGAGTGAGTTAGGAAAGATAATCACTGAGTTGACAACATTCAATTTTTTACTGTAATTAATTAGGAATATAATCTCTAAATTATGGTAGGGTATAcagtattaattaatatttaattagcatttaatttttactataattcaTATTATGTTGTATCATTATATAATGTATGTTTTCTCGGTGAATAAAGCATGACTTCTACCTAAAGGTTtgacatggtatcagagccaggttcaaCCTCTACCATGGCTGTCGAAATTCCTTCAACCGACCTAACCACTCAATCCAATTAACTCGGCAGCCATATTACCTTCGGATCTGACATAGCTATATAGCTCCGATAGGCGTAAAGCGGGATGACTCCAACTATGCTTTATGGTCCCAGGTGGTTGAAATGTATATCTCAGGCAAAGATAAACTGGGATATATCAATGGAGATTTCCCTCAGCTAGCCCTGGCCGATCCTACCTTTCGACGATGGCGTACTGAGAATGTTGTTCTCAAAGGTTGGCTAATCAACTCTATGGATGCTTCCCTTATTGGGAATTTTATTAGCTTCCCAACCGCGAAATCGATATGGGACGCCCTGACCAcgactgtaaaataccgaaaaagagcgaataaccataagaaattttttcaaattttttagaaatttttaggagctcgtatgacgagtttacggggataaatattaggccccgggaaagcctgtttaggctaccccgttttggtgaggaaatgttgattttttatttattttctttttcttttatttttctccgcCTCCTTCCCGCGTGCCCGAGCTCCTCTCATGCCGATTTGCCCTAACCAACGACGGTTTCCCCCCTCGCGATTTAAAGTCATCCCATTCCTCTTCTCGATCATCTTCCTCCAATCACAGCCGACGTTGatgccctagcctctccaccgCCGTGCCCTAGTCTTCCTTCTCGCCGCGAGCCACAGTGTTGAACGCCTCCCCTCTACTCTAGATCGCCAACCCCGCTGACCTCGTCGCGCCTCCTAGCActgtcgccggccaccaggtccgacCCAGCGCCgtcgtcgcctgtgccctagcatcgGCGACTGAGCCTTGTTCCTTGATTCTTCTTGCAGTCGATGCCGTTGGAGCCCTAGTTCTTTCCCTGCGTGCCACTGCCGAGCGCGACCATGCTTCTTCCCTCTGTCCTTGGCGTCTCGACCCATCGTCTCCTCTCGGCCTCGATCACGCCGGTGCAGAGGCTCTTCATCGCTGGCGCAGGGCCACCACAGCCAGCAAGGTGAGTTGGTTGTACTTGGAACATTTGGTTGAACTCTTGATTTTTCCCTTCTAATATGGTCTAGTAGGTGTAGGGTTTCAGTGGATCTAGATTGTGGGGTTGTTCTTGGATCCGGCAGTCACTCCTTCCAGCAACCAACAGCAGTCACTCCTTCCAGCAACCAACAGCCCTAGTTGGGCAGCAATTCTTTGATTCCAGCTTGTTTCCAGCAGCATCCctggctgtgatttgaggtaagacGTAAGAATTTGAAATATTTTGTAGGTGATTGCTAGTTATGTTAGCAAGAAGTGTTAATTTTAGGTAGGGTGAATGATCATATTGATTAGGGTTCCTGGTAAACAAGGATTtgggtttagctattttgtttacaataaaacttagctaaactgttggtccctttggaggccggcaagaggggaggggtgaattgccctacaaaataaaactctaacctttctcggatttcaactatataatgaacacttgtaataaataaataaaagagactaagtaaagaaaagcagacacaagagttttacttggtttgcaatcaggggattgctaatccaaggaatgtaagcgcactatctgattctcctctgggaggagtagcctctttacaacgttgacggcacaaatgaaaagaacagaattgaaagcacagaaggaattgattacaagtgagttgttcttaagcttctggaccaagactatatttataaccttggtcggagCACCTGGAagagttccgagcgccctggggggataaaacttatcccccaacgttcagatcgagtcaaaactcgatctggtcaattttagtgctccgggcgccccggagggttccgggcgccccggagggctccgggcgccccggagggctccaggCGCCCTGGACTACTCCGGGCGacctggagcccaaagtcaacaatgttgactttttttgccttcggttcagctcgtctcggtacgggtcttgttcgctccggctccgctagcttgggtgatctcggccatccggaatagggctcacccgaacccatgttccggccttctcctcgagcagccttccttcccggtttctcgtccctcgaacgccgcgcacgttcttctcgtccaccggtgtactcttccgcggtcacctcgtccctcggacgcaccgagcccgtcggctctctcccgtgccgtccttctcgctagccgcgtcttccgctcgacttcctgtgttcctaagctcctgcacacttagacacaagggttaaacaaacgcaggacctaacttagcttgtttgatcacatcaaaacaccttggggttccaacaatctccccctttttgatgtgagcaactcaagttaagttagggtaaacatatgcaataaaaataatttgtattcaaataagtccaagtatttttcaaatgaaaaattatattacctccccctagacttaacatacttctccccctttgatcacataaaaattggggttataaacaagtctaaggtaaattcaaacaaaactttgagtgtaaaaaaaaaatctaagtaaagacattcttcagaatttttctttcgagaaaaaatttaagaaaaacatttttcagataaaaacagtcataagtgttaaaaaagattttaagtttgaaacttaacatccccaaaaaaaattctacgttaatattcataagaaacacttctaagtcaattttaagaaaaattataaggcaatattatgataaaaaattctaagataactttcataaaaaaaatttctaagtcaatttttataaaaattttatgataaaaaatttctaagaattttttttaaaaatattttctaacacaaattgaataaatcttttaaaacattaggtaatttaaattaatgctttttcagttagtcaattaaacttttcatttcgatacttggcttccaggtcgtggcgaggcactaggccttcttggttattggagcaacaaccacttccttagacaaagcctcataaagaaattagttgtttaatttccttgctgaaaatgctaagtctgactttaattttaaattaaacaggtttttggaacccagtagaggttcctacctacaggattaaccaagtatttcctaagtatatagatttttgatatatttctaatttgactttgatgaaatctataataccaatttaaacctctataatttctaaaggtagaaatatttgaaccattagattttttcaatatttttatttcttcttttagtttttcattttcaattttcaattttcaatttttcaaaatcctctataagacatgattttgccaaaattctttttgtttctagaatttcattttctaatttggtatttttattttctaatttatacatggatttagtcatagctttgataccaaaataaagttcatcagggggtaagaggcatacctcacttaccatatcagacttgaagcctgaatctccccctgcttcgctacttccatctgaggtcactcccccttcatcgatgctgggttctgatgtattttgtccttcgtagcttgccattagtgctatcctggcatattcttgagcttctaattcggatgaagaagtgtcgtcccaagttgcttttaggttgtgtttcttgggtgtcttcattttgaccttctagAGTTCTGGGCattcttcccttaggtgtccctccttctgacactggtagcaccgtacctttcttctacctttttgattctttttattctgcattttaaatttattagatctaaaaaactttttaaagtttcttaccatgtacgcttcttgatcgtcttcggagtctgactcgggttcatccttgttagtTGCGTTcaacgccatagtctgggttgtgtcctttgatatctctgcatatctagtttcgtgtaattcaagggtagaaaacaactcttctaaagtgcttacctccaggtcttttgagatgtagtaagcatcgacgattgatgtccactccggagttcttggaaacgcgttgagcgcgtagcgtatagtgtcccggtttgttaccgtttcaccaaggttttcgagaccagtaactagttcttttacctttgcatgtagaccggctactttctcacctttctccagacggatgttcatcagtttgttgcggaggatgtcccttctagcgagttttgcttcggacgtgccttcttggagttccaagaacttctcccaaagttctttagcagataaatagtttccgatgcggttgacctcttgatgcagtaacacgctcagcaggtgatgttccgcacggctgtttgctaccgactcattttgctccttctttgtccaatcgctctcttcattttcttttccatctttatctattggagctacaaaaccatatttcataataaaccgaatttcaaatctgtttttaggaatacctccatacgacgcttccagtctgcgaagttcccctcgaattttggtggaacaatgcttggtccggccatcttgttgcttcgatcgacggttagtcctcctgaagcgcgccttgctctgataccacttgttggtccctttagaggccggcaagagaggagggatgaattgccctacaaaataaaactctaacctttctcggatttcaactatataatgaacacttgtaataaataaataaaagagactaagtaaagaaaagcagacaccagagttttacttggtttgcaatcaggggattgctaatccaaggaatgtaagcgcactatctgattctcctctgggcggagtagcctctttacaacgttgacagcacaaatgaaaagaacagaattgaaagcacagaaggaattgattacaagtgagttgttcttaagcttttggaccaaggctatatttatagccttggtcggggcgcctggaagagttctgggcaccctggggggataaagcttatcccccaacgttcagatcgagtcaaaacttgatctggtcaattttactgctcagggcgccccggagggttccgggcgccccggagggctccgggcgccctggactgctccgggcgccctggagcccaaagtcaacaatgttgactttttttgccttcggttcagctcgtctcggtacgggtcttgttcgctccggctctgctagcttgggtgatctcggtcatccggaatagggctcacccgaacccatgttccggccttctcctcgagcagccttccttcccggtttctcgtcccttgaacaccgcgcatgttcttctagtccaccggtgtactcttccgcggtcacctcgtccctcggacgcaccgagcccgtcggctctctcccgtgccgtccttctcgctagccgcatcttccgctcgacttcctgtgttcctaagctcctgcacacttagacacaagggttaaacaaatgcaggacctaacttagcttgtttgatcacatcaaaacaccttggggttccaacataaacCACATGATTTATTACAGAATTCGGATtcaggacgagcacttcgacatagaggttgattagctcgatctatattGGAAGCGGGtgccttgacttatcttttagatatgtcatttgatatgcatagtaatttttAACAAGtaataataattatgtttcttatctgcatcagtttgtcactaccggatacctgttacatgcttgtttttgcttacttgttatgcattccttgttagtacccacctgattttatatgcttatagaggtagtgacataaccatgtcttattatgttcaggacctaggtttttataccatatctaccctgtgtacctagaccattgattggATCTATTTATCCTATGGcacacattatgtagagatggacaggatcaggatatttccatgcttagtgtcatgcaccatcccgcatggttacatgttgtgcgatagtcggcttcattattgttgagcacatcgccagttacatagatctgcacacaccaccactcatgggttagtggtatgtcaggtagggtgtgtggcagttctgctgttaggctccgctggtccgatgactcagcgtggtagccggcagacagttctgctctgttaggctccgctggtatggtgacgcagcgtggtagccggcagacagtgttgctctgtttggctccattggtccgctcatgggtagtgtgacgtagagtggtagccggcagggatccctcctctggactggctcagggagatgagagcattgcggtcccccacttatgatttgggataggaggataggtgtactccgacagcatcccgtccacttggtcactcaggagcagtgatggcagagtgcatgattgttacaaccctacccactcggtctcaccatcgtgtgtgagacggctggcTGACAGttggggtgaccaggacatgtcattgacatcatacgcattgatgtatttattacTTGTGTTGGCTGCATTTATTTACTGCATAttgggtggatgcatatgtttgacatgcatataggatttcgaTACCTCTCAGTtaattatccatacaccaggtcctggttagtacagttgttctcctatttatttcagttgcatttatccttcttatatcaggagactgtacgcatgattagtgttatttGTTATATTTCTCACTATGCATGttagtagttacccgctgaggagttgactcaccccgttgatattactatttcaggttgaggctgtttgGAGATctctagtcgctagtccccctgcaGATCTCAAGGATGtgtgttttatcttttggtttttcttattataCTATCTAAACTGTGTTCAGACTTGTTCTGGATTTGccacttggatcttgtatggtccTTTATTATCATTgtgatttgtattttatgggtgtagttgaggaggatatttgaaaggatttttcttatcgttgcattagtttagttttactattaaactacgtgggGTGTTTGCTTtacttttattgttattgttccggccgtgttggccgagatatatgtggccctgagggtattgtagaaagtttcaaattgtcatccgtacaggggagatgctatcaA
This window contains:
- the LOC122034836 gene encoding terpene synthase 10-like encodes the protein MATRQAMSICDPSRRSGNYQPSIWTDERVQSLTGNSTVQREENRERINVLKEQTRNLIREKQQVAEQLQLIDHLQQLGVAYHFKDEIVEVLSRLHASLDHVSSQLKDDLHATALLFRFLRANGFSVSQDLFETFRDEIGNFEARCENQIRGLLSLYEASYIEKEGETVLKEAMDFATEQLKEFMEEGSVPESGGLRDQVAHALQLPLNWRVERVQHRWFIEAFRGDDTINPLLLEFAKLDFNMVQDAYKSELRELSRWWSGLGLSEKLPFSRNRLTEGYLWTVGFTYEPDNRRCRMIDTKAICFITVIDDIYDVYGTLDELQLFTDVVDRWDLTAMDKLPEYMKLCFFALFNMVHEEGYWVMKEKGLDIVPGLKKEWGNLCKAYFEEAKWFHHGQTPKLQEYLENGWVSISNPIMLFNAYCMGKDLTGEALKNFPSYYQITRSCSTLARLYDDMGTSTDEIERGDVAKCIQCYMHEKGVLEEVARREIRELIRKYWRELNGSLSWDSPLEEYFKNIAINISRTAHFFYNDGDGYGKSDGETKSQIILMLFEPIQI